One genomic segment of Drosophila melanogaster chromosome 3R includes these proteins:
- the CG2747 gene encoding uncharacterized protein, isoform A, with the protein MENLNFARTPQFLRKVISEARRSFINSDHFSASSTRGRSETEEEAISEMELAHTLILNEDALKQLPEHKRPVFELEWLRYLEKALPLVSKAEIKASQKKLVQQLSERIQGAPGPPIRKLIASALATLFSVGDTFMLFDTVNACNDILKNKDDSPSYLPTKLAAICVLGSMYEKLGRMMGRTYEDTVQILIRTLRNAESQARIEIMHTLEKVSAGMGTAIANVHKDIYKAAKHCLLDRVMAVRVAAARCILKMIYSAPFLYQTELESLGTLCFRAFDGSNYEVRCAVAQLLGTLLAYTQQLAEAATSKKKQGQAVAIQAGKGATQRLVSLDEALGILMSGFLRGGASFLKGTGEIIKGSSGVNREVRVGVTHAYVVFVQFMGSVWLERQLSTFLAHVLDLVANPKAACSHVDAVYSRKCISFILRSTIGKMLGEKAQSAACKELVHLVAKQMNSIDFNPENAKDSNQETLFSQHLLVCALQELSSLLIGLGTTAQNLLGDQSLQAIDATCAVLVHPCAAARLAAAWCLRCACVAVPGQITPLIDRFVEAIEQMRSSPEAMAGYSCALAAILGSVRYSPLGIPHTKGKVVFNCAEELLRSASQNSRMSLHRTQAGWLLIGAIMTLGSPVVKGLLPRMLLLWRNSFPRSNKELESEKARGDAFTWQVTLEGRAGALSVMHSFLLNCPDLLNEDITRRLLTPIESALAMLVNLASVLKSYGTQLKAPAAMVRLRLFETLTLLPANALEASYTHLLRMLVSEFTLSDNAANTTNSLLRTLCHGDDSIILGTWLQETNHRTIEDQMEPNRKVDGEHLQPNSAAGSGALEHDPCCLYRPRSAQGNGSSSNGSSATSTGGSNGGGGSNIQQISKAQQCPGPLPLGVAVIDMAVTLYGTIFPKVANKHRLQMLEHFTECIRQAKSSRQEAVQMNIFTALLCALKNLTDSKTSLGQEDVRKSATALIVASLTSANSTIRCAAGEALGRLAQVVGDSHFTAELAQNSFDKLKSARDVVTRTGHSHALGCLHRYVGGMGSSQHLSTSVSILLALGQDSASPVVQAWSLYALAQIADSGGPMFRGYVEATLTLCLKLLLTVPHAHVDVHQCVGRVVNALITTVGPELQGGGGAVATMRGSFLCSAALLQSHSDPLVQAEAIGCLQQLHLFASKSLQLEELVPTLVGMLACNYFILRKASVSCLRQLAHREAKEVCELALTINAEQLPDLVITEYGLPGLLFSLLDTETDAEMLRNIHDTLTSMLQMLAADNLSSWLSLCKNVLTVAVEGGLNDDPAAGEQSKSKEAGGEDDEEDEEEEYADDVTEYRAEENTSTHPAVQPRWPTRVFAAQCVRRIIASCEAASSVHFDLLQAKEQQLIRSRGDYLILHLAELIRMSFMAATSDSDQLRLEGLRTLQEIIDRFANVPEPEFPGHLLLEQFQAQVGAALRPAFAPDTPSHVTAAACEVCSAWIGSGVARDIGDLKRVHQLLVSSLDKLSSKTNSTQLYNESMATLEKLSILKAWAEVYIVAMIGNGKAPASLLNLQSQQSGFQSLTNLETDSDVPDSRGESLLGLVQPELHNLSTHWLSAMKDHALLLLPAEFQSQLPHDGGAFYTTDTINSSKPHYMTSWPPILYASALWLRDEGFARHLDTSEAAAESNNNQITHGSLSADRFHMIFGICMEALCSMRSSERPRNIVSCLRSLHSIFDSDWARRQLVKDRALTIELCHVLHRQILTRDELLVQLLCVEILKQTIRAAREDLERKRDDNANSEDGKGGERHGEDDSMQPGSSHVYAVLEVCLCLFVRQIPTMNPTRQGAGGSGLQLDFAYAKMATGSSFFSVLGDENGLLVSSGLQCVEQLMDLCTPKGALAILPTVLYMTTSIVKEIANKSAIDSTILANTCAVKSALQCLRSVCVHKWAKVEETTEEWQQLLQSALATIVDLTKTAGDNEERKVDEVTMLLAITVFILHTPASVVATPSLQYPCINHFRQCLQSENLSVKLRCIETTRSIFARAELKTATPYIHALAPRIIESLYAESSKVPTSELELQVTLESIVTVEQLIDLSEPQNHIQMLTLLVPVLIGFLAEPSRLRTLPKYQRQLHDQALQWLLKIGPKYPQEFKALMGQTPELRQKLEAAIRSQQQSINIAQKASEAQRNLLAKPQKPTIKLKTDFSNFQ; encoded by the exons ATGGAAAACTTAAACTTTGCACGCACGCCGCAATTTCTGCGCAAAGTTATCTCCGAGGCGCGCAG ATCGTTTATAAACAGCGACCATTTTTCCGCCTCATCGACAAGGGGACGCTCGGAAACTGAGGAGGAGGCTATATCCGAAATGGAGCTGGCCCACACTTTGATCCTTAATGAGGATGCTCTCAAGCAGTTGCCCGAACACAAGCGGCCTGTGTTCGAGTTGGAATGGCTGCGCTACTTGGAGAAGGCCCTGCCACTGGTGTCCAAAGCGGAGATCAAGGCGAGCCAGAAGAAGCTGGTGCAGCAGCTCTCTGAAAGAATCCAGGGCGCACCAGGTCCGCCCATTCGTAAGCTCATTGCTAGCGCGTTGGCCACGCTATTCTCCGTTGGTGACACCTTCATGCTCTTCGACACCGTCAACGCCTGCAATGACATCCTGAAGAACAAGGACGACTCGCCCAGCTACTTGCCCACAAAGCT TGCCGCCATTTGTGTGCTGGGCTCTATGTATGAGAAGCTGGGCAGGATGATGGGCCGCACCTACGAGGATACGGTGCAGATCCTTATTCGAACGCTTCGCAACGCTGAGTCGCAGGCGCGGATTGAGATCATGCACACGCTGGAGAAGGTGAGCGCTGGCATGGGCACAGCCATTGCCAACGTGCACAAGGATATTTACAAGGCGGCCAAGCATTGCCTGTTGGACCGAGTTATGGCTGTTCGAGTGGCTGCAGCCCGCTGCATCCTTAAAATGATATACAGTGCACCATTCCTGTACCAAACGGAGCTGGAAAGCTTGGGAACATTGTGTTTCCGAGCCTTCGACGGCAGCAACTATGAAGTGCGATGTGCGGTAGCTCAGCTGCTGGGAACACTTCTAGCCTATACTCAACAACTGGCAGAAGCGGCAACAAGCAAAAAGAAACAGGGACAAGCGGTGGCTATTCAAGCGGGCAAGGGAGCTACCCAACGCTTGGTTTCCCTGGATGAAGCTCTGGGCATTCTCATGTCAGGTTTCCTTCGTGGTGGCGCATCTTTTCTCAAGGGTACCGGAGAGATTATCAAAGGCAGCTCAGGTGTCAACCGTGAGGTGCGAGTGGGTGTAACGCATGCATACGTGGTTTTCGTGCAATTCATGGGCAGCGTTTGGTTGGAACGACAGTTAAGCACATTTCTGGCACACGTTTTGGATCTCGTGGCCAATCCAAAGGCAGCGTGCTCCCACGTAGATGCAGTGTATTCACGGAAATGCATTAGCTTTATACTCCGATCAACGATTGGAAAGATGCTAGGCGAGAAGGCGCAGAGCGCTGCCTGCAAGGAACTGGTCCATCTGGTAGCCAAACAGATGAACTCAATTGACTTCAATCCCGAGAACGCCAAGGATTCTAATCAAGAAACACTGTTCAGTCAGCACCTGCTGGTGTGTGCCCTCCAGGAATTGAGTTCTCTACTTATTGGATTAGGAACCACGGCCCAGAACTTGTTGGGAGATCAATCCCTGCAAGCGATCGATGCTACCTGTGCCGTATTGGTACATCCCTGCGCCGCTGCCCGTTTGGCTGCCGCTTGGTGCTTACGATGCGCTTGTGTGGCGGTTCCTGGGCAAATCACGCCACTAATTGATCGCTTTGTGGAGGCCATCGAGCAGATGCGATCCTCGCCAGAAGCAATGGCCGGATATAGCTGCGCTTTGGCGGCAATTTTGGGAAGCGTTCGGTACTCGCCATTGGGCATACCCCACACAAAGGGAAAGGTCGTGTTCAACTGTGCGGAGGAACTGCTGCGATCTGCTTCCCAGAATAGCCGCATGTCGCTGCACCGTACCCAGGCCGGCTGGCTATTAATTGGAGCTATAATGACTTTGGGATCGCCGGTAGTCAAGGGCTTGCTGCCGCGAATGCTGCTACTGTGGCGGAACTCTTTCCCGCGGTCCAACAAAGAGCTTGAATCGGAAAAGGCGCGCGGCGATGCCTTTACCTGGCAGGTGACCCTAGAGGGCAGAGCTGGAGCTCTTTCTGTAATGCACAGCTTCCTGCTTAATTGCCCGGATCTCCTGAACGAAGACATAACCAGACGACTACTCACCCCCATCGAAAGCGCCCTGGCCATGTTGGTCAA CTTGGCATCTGTCCTAAAGAGCTATGGAACCCAGCTAAAGGCACCGGCAGCTATGGTGCGGCTTCGTCTCTTTGAAACGCTGACGCTGCTGCCTGCTAATGCGCTAGAGGCCTCCTATACCCATCTTCTTCGCATGCTCGTCTCGGAGTTTACTCTTTCGGATAACGCGGCCAACACTACAAACTCATTGTTGCGGACGCTTTGTCATGGTGATGATTCGATCATACTGGGCACCTGGCTGCAAGAAACTAATCATCGCACCATTGAGGATCAG ATGGAGCCCAATCGCAAAGTCGATGGCGAGCAT cTGCAACCCAATAGCGCCGCGGGATCTGGCGCCTTAGAGCACGATCCATGCTGTTTGTACCGTCCCAGGTCTGCCCAAGGCAATGGATCCAGCTCGAATGGTTCATCAGCAACATCTACTGGTGGAAGCAACGGCGGTGGAGGAAGCAACATTCAGCAGATCAGCAAGGCCCAACAGTGTCCAGGACCATTGCCACTCGGGGTAGCAGTGATCGATATGGCAGTGACTCTGTATGGAACCATTTTTCCCAAAGTGGCAAACAAGCATAGGCTGCAAATGCTGGAGCACTTTACTGAGTGCATTCGCCAGGCCAAGAGCAGTCGCCAAGAAGCCGTTCAAATGAATATCTTTACGGCTCTGCTATGCGCTCTAAAAAATCTGACAGATAGCAAGACAAGCCTAGGACAGGAGGATGTTCGAAAGAGTGCCACGGCATTGATAGTTGCTTCGCTGACGAGTGCCAACTCTACCATACGGTGTGCGGCTGGAGAGGCCTTGGGTCGATTGGCCCAGGTCGTGGGAGATTCTCATTTTACCGCGGAGTTGGCTCAAAATAGTTTTGATAAACTAAAGTCTGCCAGAGATGTGGTCACGAGGACGGGACATTCACATGCCCTGGGCTGCCTGCATCGCTATGTGGGTGGCATGGGCTCGTCGCAGCATCTGAGCACCAGTGTATCTATCCTTTTGGCCTTGGGTCAAGATAGTGCATCGCCAGTGGTACAGGCTTGGTCGCTTTATGCTCTAGCGCAGATTGCCGACTCTGGAGGACCAATGTTCCGCGGCTACGTGGAGGCAACTTTGACGCTGTGTCTGAAACTTTTACTTACCGTACCCCACGCTCATGTTGATGTACATCAGTGTGTGGGCCGTGTAGTCAATGCGTTGATCACCACCGTGGGACCGGAGTtgcaaggaggaggaggcgcaGTGGCCACCATGAGAGGATCATTCCTCTGCTCAGCAGCTCTTCTTCAATCACATTCGGATCCTCTTGTACAAGCTGAGGCTATTGGCTGCCTGCAGCAGCTACATCTTTTTGCCAGTAAATCTCTGCAACTAGAGGAGTTGGTACCCACGCTGGTTGGAATGCTAGCCTGTAACTATTTCATACTTCGCAAGGCCTCCGTTTCCTGCCTCCGTCAGTTGGCCCATCGAGAAGCTAAGGAAGTGTGTGAATTAGCTTTAACTATTAACGCCGAACAACTTCCGGATTTGGTAATTACGGAGTATGGACTTCCAGGGCTGCTTTTCTCACTGCTCGACACAGAAACGGATGCCGAGATGCTGAGAAACATTCACGATACACTCACATCAATGCTCCAAATGCTGGCTGCAGATAATCTCAGCTCCTGGTTGAGTCTTTGCAAGAATGTGTTAACCGTTGCTGTGGAAGGAGGACTAAATGATGATCCCGCTGCTGGGGAACAAAGCAAGAGCAAGGAGGCTGGTGGAGAAGATGATGAAGAGGACGAGGAGGAAGAGTATGCTGATGATGTAACAGAATACCGAGCAGAGGAGAACACATCCACCCATCCAGCAGTGCAGCCAAGGTGGCCCACTCGTGTTTTCGCCGCCCAGTGCGTGCGGCGGATCATAGCCAGCTGTGAGGCTGCCAGTTCAGTGCACTTTGATCTCCTGCAGGCTAAGGAACAGCAACTTATTCGTTCTCGCGGAGATTACCTCATCCTCCATTTAGCGGAACTTATTCGAATGTCCTTTATGGCTGCCACCTCGGACTCGGATCAATTGAGATTAGAAGGATTGCGCACCCTGCAGGAAATAATCGATCGATTTGCTAACGTTCCGGAACCGGAGTTCCCTGGTCACCTACTCTTGGAGCAGTTCCAGGCTCAGGTGGGAGCTGCCTTGCGCCCTGCTTTCGCGCCGGATACCCCCTCCCATGTGACAGCTGCTGCTTGTGAAGTTTGCTCAGCGTGGATTGGATCTGGAGTGGCTCGCGACATAGGAGATCTAAAAAGAGTTCACCAGCTGTTAGTCAGTTCCCTTGATAAGCTTTCCTCAAAAACCAACAGCACTCAGTTATATAACGAATCCATGGCTACTTTGGAGAAGCTAAGCATTTTAAAGGCGTGGGCAGAGGTTTATATTGTGGCCATGATAGGAAATGGAAAGGCTCCGGCTTCCCTACTGAATCTCCAATCCCAACAATCCGGCTTTCAATCCTTAACCAATCTGGAAACGGACTCGGATGTTCCTGACAGTAGGGGTGAAAGTCTTTTAGGATTAGTGCAACCTGAGCTCCACAATCTTTCAACACACTGGCTGAGTGCTATGAAGGATCACGCCTTGCTGCTTCTACCTGCGGAGTTCCAATCCCAACTACCGCACGACGGAGGAGCCTTTTACACCACGGACACCATTAATTCGTCAAAACCACATTACATGACCAGTTGGCCCCCAATCCTCTATGCCTCCGCACTATGGTTAAGGGATGAAGGGTTCGCCCGTCATCTAGACACAAGTGAAGCCGCAGCTGAGTCCAACAATAATCAGATCACTCATGGATCTTTGTCAGCGGATCGCTTCCATATGATCTTCGGCATCTGCATGGAGGCGCTCTGCAGCATGAGAAGCTCTGAAAGGCCGAGAAACATTGTGAGCTGCCTTCGCTCACTGCACAGCATCTTTGATTCTGATTGGGCTAGGAGGCAGTTGGTCAAGGATCGGGCTTTAACCATTGAACTCTGTCATGTTCTACATCGTCAGATACTGACGAGAGATGAATTACTCGTACAACTTCTGTGCGTAGAAATTTTAAAGCAAACAATCCGCGCTGCTAGGGAAGACTTAGAAAGAAAACGGGACGATAATGCCAATTCTGAGGACGGAAAGGGTGGAGAGCGACATGGAGAAGATGATTCTATGCAGCCAGGAAGCTCGCATGTCTACGCCGTTCTGGAGGTTTGTCTTTGCCTATTTGTTCGCCAAATACCTACGATGAATCCCACGAGGCAGGGAGCTGGTGGCTCCGGCTTACAGCTGGACTTTGCCTATGCCAAAATGGCCACTGGCTCGTCATTCTTCTCGGTGCTCGGCGATGAAAACGGCCTGCTAGTATCCAGCGGACTGCAGTGCGTCGAACAGTTGATGGATTTGTGTACTCCCAAAGGTGCCCTTGCAATCCTGCCCACCGTCCTGTATATGACAACCAGTATCGTTAAAGAAATCGCCAACAAGTCGGCCATAGATAGTACTATCTTGGCAAATACGTGTGCTGTGAAGTCTGCCCTGCAGTGCTTGCGATCCGTTTGTGTCCACAAGTGGGCTAAAGTAGAGGAGACAACCGAGGAATGGCAACAGTTACTGCAAAGTGCACTGGCCACCATTGTGGATCTCACCAAAACGGCTGGCGATAACGAGGAAAGGAAAGTCGACGAGGTCACTATGCTGCTGGCCATCACTGTTTTTATTCTACATACTCCCGCCTCCGTTGTGGCTACACCTTCATTGCAATATCCATGCATTAATCACTTCCGGCAGTGCCTGCAGTCGGAGAACCTCTCGGTGAAGCTGCGCTGCATCGAGACCACGCGATCGATCTTCGCTCGGGCCGAATTGAAGACGGCAACACCCTACATCCACGCACTTGCGCCTAGGATAATCGAATCGTTGTATGCGGAGTCCAGCAAGGTGCCCACAAGCGAACTGGAGCTACAGGTCACCCTGGAGAGCATCGTTACCGTGGAGCAGCTTATAGACTTGTCGGAGCCGCAGAACC ATATTCAGATGCTGACTCTGTTGGTCCCTGTGCTCATTGGCTTCCTAGCGGAACCCAGTCGACTCCGGACGCTGCCAAAGTATCAACGGCAGCTGCACGACCAGGCGCTGCAGTGGCTACTGAAGATCGGTCCGAAATATCCGCAGGAGTTTAAGGCCCTGATGGGTCAAACACCGGAACTGCGACAAAAACTAGAAGCGGCCATTCGCAGCCAACAGCAGTCGATTAACATTGCCCAAAAAGCAAGCGAGGCGCAGAGGAACCTGCTGGCCAAGCCGCAGAAGCCTACGATCAAGCTGAAGACGGATTTCAGTAACTTCCAATGA